Proteins from a single region of Ziziphus jujuba cultivar Dongzao chromosome 1, ASM3175591v1:
- the LOC107423182 gene encoding probable 2' cyclic ADP-D-ribose synthase BdTIR encodes MQRATKVLFTNKFPFDQVFGRCNRIHTIAIPQFPCDVFINHRGIDTKRNASGLLYYHLSRLGLHPFLDSKNMKPGEKLFEKIDIAIRSCKVGVAVFSPHYCDSYFCLHELALLMESSKRVIPIFYNVKPSQLRVKDTKNCPANELRRFNWALEEAKYTVGITFDSSRGDWSEFLQTASDAVMENMLEVEEELPYEYRTGYVQNC; translated from the exons ATGCAGAGAGCAACAAAAGTTCTTTTTACCAACAAGTttccttttgatcaagtttttGGCCGTTGTAACCGAATCCATACTATAGCCATACCCCAGTTTCCCTGCGACGTCTTCATAAACCACCGGGGAATCGATACGAAGAGAAACGCTTCTGGTTTGCTTTATTACCACCTTTCAAGGCTGGGCCTGCATCCATTTCTGGACAGCAAGAACATGAAACCAGGTGAGAAATTGTTCGAGAAAATCGACATCGCCATTCGTAGTTGTAAAGTCGGGGTTGCGGTGTTTTCGCCCCATTACTGCGACTCTTATTTTTGTCTACATGAGTTGGCTCTTCTAATGGAATCTAGTAAAAGGGTCATCCCAATTTTCTACAATGTCAAGCCCTCCCAGCTCAGGGTTAAGGACACCAAAAATTGTCCAGCCAATGAGCTTCGGAGATTCAATTGGGCGCTTGAAGAAGCCAAATATACCGTCGGAATTACCTTCGATTCTTCTCGAGG GGACTGGTCGGAGTTCCTACAAACTGCTTCAGACGCGGTTATGGAAAATATGCTCGAGGTAGAAGAAGAACTGCCATACGAGTACCGTACCGGATACGTGCAGAATTGCTga